The Erythrolamprus reginae isolate rEryReg1 chromosome 3, rEryReg1.hap1, whole genome shotgun sequence genome contains a region encoding:
- the LOC139165005 gene encoding E3 ubiquitin-protein ligase RNF4-like — protein MSPTDAKRCGTKRRKNKKGGGLSPSNLAGIFEVKSVGPSSNTAPSCSSFSSSTPSTSTVAFLEPPSTNIASSSTENGPLAEVATAANLSPSERMKKADFQKKRCGGTINSSQTCTGNTVNNMGPETASQEPIDVEANTCEEVVDLTCESSEPIVVDLTHNDSVVIVEENVCQPQNQEFRNQVPDSCILSSDDDESRDEVILTSTLTKELELLEDDVPSSHRSGTVSCPICMDGYSEIIQNGRLIVSTKCGHVFCSQCLRDSLRNSNSCPTCRKKLGCKQYHPIYI, from the coding sequence ATGAGCCCAACTGATGCCAAGCGTTGTGGGACCAAGCGTCGGAAAAATAAAAAGGGAGGCGGCCTTAGCCCATCAAACCTAGCTGGAATCTTCGAGGTCAAATCTGTAGGGCCATCTTCCAATACTGCCCCCTCctgctcctctttctcctcctcaacCCCATCTACCTCTACTGTAGCCTTCTTGGAGCCTCCTAGTACCAACATAGCTTCTTCTAGCACCGAAAATGGTCCTCTGGCAGAAGTTGCCACAGCTGCCAACTTGAGTCCTAGTGAAAGAATGAAGAAGGCCGATTTTCAGAAAAAGCGATGTGGAGGAACAATTAACTCTAGTCAAACTTGTACAGGAAACACAGTTAATAACATGGGTCCTGAAACAGCTTCCCAAGAACCAATTGATGTTGAAGCTAACACTTGTGAAGAAGTAGTTGACCTGACTTGTGAATCTTCGGAACCAATAGTAGTTGATTTGACACACAATGATTCAGTTGTGATTGTTGAAGAAAATGTTTGTCAACCACAAAACCAAGAATTTAGAAATCAAGTCCCTGACAGCTGTATATTAAGCAGTGATGATGATGAATCAAGAGATGAAGTGATTTTAACTAGCACTCTAACTAAAGAATTGGAATTATTAGAAGATGATGTTCCAAGTTCACACCGTTCAGGTACTGTGAGTTGCCCAATTTGCATGGATGGCTATTCAGAGATTATTCAGAATGGACGGCTCATTGTATCAACGAAATGTGGTCATGTCTTCTGTAGCCAGTGTCTCCGGGATTCTCTAAGAAATTCTAATTCTTGCCCAACTTGTAGGAAGAAACTTGGCTGCAAACAGTATCATCCAATTTATATATGA